Proteins from one bacterium genomic window:
- the mrdA gene encoding penicillin-binding protein 2 yields the protein MDRENFLKNFILFFIYVILLRCFYLQIVRYPYYYQLSIKNCIRTIETGIPRGIIYDRNGRILAKDIPSTNLVFVPYDIKNVEKEIEILSNIVNLDKDYLRKKLTKKYSNPFDRVILKRNLTSMEISLIEENSYNLPGIFVQEGIKRLYTFGKKTSHLLGYLGEISQSQLEKLKEKGYEMGDMIGQDGIEKQYDEYLRGIPGGIQVEVDALGHQRRIFGKKEGQPGNDIILTIDATIQEIASEELGGRQGCVAVMDPRSGEILALVSNPSFDPDNLLYYLDERKHPEKPFLNRVIKGQYPPGSIFKIITEVAALEIGTIKEFDRIECTGVMEVNDRIFHCWKEEGHGWVDINLALPFSCNIFFGTVGMKLGVSKLIEYAKKFELGKPTGIDLPGEASGYIPSSQEADPLNLSIGQGPITTTPIQLLSLISTVANGGNIWQPFLGKKIVSPKGEILKEFIPNIKKTVYIDSETLDILRKGLKNVVAFGTGGRANVEGLEIAGKTGTAQRASTEVGLPTHGAFVCYAPFDNPKIAVVVFIDYGSSPHAAEIAGKILKRIFLPEKIEEKDETETQIFEE from the coding sequence ATGGACAGAGAGAATTTTTTAAAAAATTTTATTTTATTTTTCATTTATGTAATTTTATTAAGATGTTTTTATCTACAGATTGTTAGGTATCCATACTATTATCAACTCTCTATAAAGAATTGTATAAGAACCATTGAAACAGGAATACCGAGAGGCATTATTTATGACAGAAATGGAAGAATACTTGCCAAGGATATACCTTCTACCAATCTTGTTTTTGTTCCCTATGATATAAAAAATGTGGAAAAGGAAATTGAAATTCTTTCAAATATAGTAAATCTTGATAAAGATTATTTAAGGAAAAAATTGACTAAAAAATATTCAAATCCATTTGATAGAGTTATACTTAAAAGAAATTTAACAAGTATGGAGATTTCTTTAATTGAAGAAAACTCATATAATTTACCAGGGATTTTTGTTCAGGAAGGGATAAAAAGATTATATACTTTTGGAAAAAAAACCAGTCATTTACTCGGTTATCTTGGAGAGATTTCTCAATCTCAACTTGAAAAATTAAAAGAAAAAGGTTATGAAATGGGTGATATGATTGGGCAGGATGGGATAGAAAAACAATATGATGAATACTTAAGAGGTATTCCTGGAGGAATTCAAGTAGAAGTAGATGCTCTGGGTCACCAGAGAAGAATTTTTGGGAAGAAAGAGGGTCAACCGGGAAACGATATAATTCTCACGATTGATGCAACTATACAGGAAATAGCTTCAGAAGAACTTGGAGGAAGACAGGGATGTGTAGCGGTTATGGATCCAAGAAGTGGTGAAATACTTGCACTTGTGAGTAATCCATCTTTTGACCCTGATAATTTACTTTATTATCTTGATGAAAGAAAACATCCTGAGAAACCTTTTTTAAATAGAGTTATAAAAGGACAGTATCCTCCAGGGTCAATTTTCAAAATAATAACAGAAGTTGCTGCTCTTGAAATAGGTACAATAAAAGAATTTGATAGAATAGAGTGTACAGGTGTTATGGAAGTTAATGATAGAATTTTTCATTGCTGGAAGGAAGAAGGTCATGGATGGGTTGATATAAATTTAGCATTGCCATTTTCCTGTAATATTTTCTTTGGAACTGTTGGAATGAAATTGGGAGTTTCCAAACTCATTGAATATGCAAAGAAATTTGAACTCGGAAAACCAACAGGAATTGATTTACCTGGAGAAGCAAGTGGTTATATCCCTTCTTCACAGGAAGCAGACCCATTAAATCTTTCCATAGGACAGGGACCAATTACTACTACACCAATTCAACTTTTATCTTTAATTTCCACCGTTGCTAACGGAGGAAATATATGGCAGCCATTTTTAGGTAAAAAAATAGTTTCTCCAAAAGGAGAAATATTAAAAGAATTTATTCCTAACATAAAAAAAACAGTATATATTGATTCAGAAACACTTGATATACTCAGAAAAGGTTTGAAAAATGTTGTTGCTTTTGGTACGGGAGGAAGAGCAAATGTTGAAGGCCTTGAAATTGCAGGAAAAACAGGTACAGCACAAAGAGCATCTACGGAAGTTGGGTTACCTACGCACGGTGCTTTTGTTTGTTA